Below is a window of Epinephelus fuscoguttatus linkage group LG12, E.fuscoguttatus.final_Chr_v1 DNA.
AAACAGGACAGAGGAGAAACATTAGGAAGTGCGTCTAAGCGCGCTCTCCACGGATGCGGCGTGCAAGCTGGATGTCTTTGGGCATGATGGTGACACGCTTGGCATGGATGGCACACAGGTTAGTGTCCTCGAACAGACCCACCAGGTACGCCTCGCTGGCCTCCtgcagggagagggagggacaaCACATAGCAGCAGGAGAAGTATTCCAGTTTTACAATATGGAATTCATACTGATAGAACTTCATCAATATATTTTGTGGACACACACCTGCAGAGCTCCAATGGCAGCACTCTGGAAACGCAGGTCAGTCTTGAAGTCCTGAGCGATCTCCCTCACCAGGCGCTGGAAGGGCAGCTTACGAATCAGCAGCTCAGTGGACTTTTGGTACCGACGGATTTCTCTCAAAGCCACTGTACCAGGcctgaaacacacaacaaag
It encodes the following:
- the h3f3c gene encoding H3 histone, family 3C → MARTKQTARKSTGGKAPRKQLATKAARKSAPSTGGVKKPHRYRPGTVALREIRRYQKSTELLIRKLPFQRLVREIAQDFKTDLRFQSAAIGALQEASEAYLVGLFEDTNLCAIHAKRVTIMPKDIQLARRIRGERA